In Ovis aries strain OAR_USU_Benz2616 breed Rambouillet chromosome 14, ARS-UI_Ramb_v3.0, whole genome shotgun sequence, a single genomic region encodes these proteins:
- the LOC101120353 gene encoding major allergen I polypeptide chain 2-like yields MMKGALLVLALMVTRELMFQMSEAEACPIFYGVFGTVSLGSKTLLNATLDLVAATDEEKAALGKIQDCYNEAGLDGKFLDLLLMVSINLSTDCIKHSVSSVVNSIL; encoded by the exons ATGATGAAGGGAGCACTGCTTGTATTGGCCTTGATGGTGACCAGAGAGCTAATGTTCCAGATGAGTGAGG CGGAAGCCTGCCCTATTTTTTATGGAGTGTTTGGCACAGTGAGCCTTGGAAGCAAAACGTTGTTGAATGCAACACTTGATTTGGTTGCTGCTACTGATGAGGAAAAAGCAGCTCTAGGAAAAATCCAGGATTGCTACAATGAGGCGGGACTTGATGGCAAGTTTTTGGATCTGCTCCTCATG GTTTCCATCAACTTGAGTACGGATTGCATCAAACATTCAGTCTCCTCGGTGGTGAATTCCATTTTATGA